A stretch of the Bdellovibrio sp. 22V genome encodes the following:
- a CDS encoding aminoglycoside phosphotransferase family protein, whose amino-acid sequence MGFSEGFKKNIREVYGADGESWLKNLPQQLKELASQWDFELEQVHPYLTYGFVGFIKFSSGKEAVLKMSPPLGPLSREVEWLKIHSGIAPEVFLYSTEYSALAMERLQPGYTVKRLVIEGQDELATRTLARAIRQLNRKNTASVLLFQPLSQLSAAYKELEGRLDKYLVDKAKGLFKELTAPGGEEVLLHGDLHHDNVLQSEDAWKVIDPHGYIGDPVFEVGPLFYNPNDYPHLMDPLEKVLDRRLGVLAEELPFDRQRMHAWAYCMTLLSAAWSGEEQRPLPAREIEIARVLNKMM is encoded by the coding sequence ATGGGTTTTTCTGAAGGATTTAAAAAGAACATTCGTGAAGTCTATGGAGCTGACGGGGAATCATGGCTAAAAAATCTTCCCCAGCAACTCAAGGAACTCGCTTCGCAATGGGACTTTGAACTGGAGCAAGTACATCCGTATCTGACATACGGGTTTGTGGGTTTCATCAAGTTTTCTTCCGGCAAAGAGGCCGTGCTGAAAATGTCCCCTCCCCTGGGGCCTTTAAGTCGGGAAGTAGAGTGGCTGAAGATCCATAGCGGAATCGCTCCGGAAGTTTTCTTGTATAGCACGGAATACAGTGCGCTCGCGATGGAACGACTGCAACCAGGTTACACCGTAAAACGTCTTGTTATCGAGGGACAAGATGAGCTCGCAACACGAACTTTAGCGCGAGCGATTCGCCAACTGAATCGTAAAAACACAGCCTCTGTGCTGTTGTTTCAACCTCTATCGCAACTTTCAGCCGCTTATAAGGAACTGGAAGGGCGTCTTGATAAATATCTTGTAGATAAAGCCAAAGGTCTTTTTAAAGAACTCACCGCGCCCGGCGGAGAAGAAGTTCTTCTGCACGGAGACCTTCATCATGACAATGTCTTGCAAAGTGAAGATGCGTGGAAAGTTATTGATCCCCACGGATATATCGGCGACCCGGTTTTTGAAGTCGGTCCTTTGTTTTATAATCCCAATGATTATCCTCATCTCATGGATCCTCTGGAAAAAGTTTTAGACCGCCGTCTTGGCGTGCTTGCGGAAGAACTTCCGTTTGACCGCCAGCGAATGCATGCCTGGGCTTATTGCATGACACTCTTGTCAGCGGCCTGGAGTGGCGAAGAACAACGCCCGCTCCCGGCGCGAGAAATTGAAATTGCCCGAGTCTTAAACAAGATGATGTAA
- a CDS encoding TCR/Tet family MFS transporter yields MKNSKAGILFIFITVTLDMIGIGLVIPSLPDIMRRFVSSETSVSEYFGYFISVYALMQFVASPLLGALSDRFGRRSILLVSLLVAGFDYILMAYAPTLEILFAGRILAGLTGANITVAMAYIADVSTDENRSANFGMIGAAFGLGFIIGPAIGGLLGHYGPHYPFLLAAGMNLLNFLFGLFILPESLAPEMRRQINLAKTNPFSSLLKSLQAKHILGLLLVYFLFQLAGQTHPSIWTLYTETRYQWTTTQVGMSLAVVGILSAIAQGWLTRIVVPKIGEHKAVAWGAFGYTLTFILFALATEGWMMYAILIFSAIFWVAPPALQSLISHNVPPQEQGELQGSLVSLTALACIITPLVTTKLFAVFGAKSASVYVPGAPYFFAAVIALVSWLIIARQRKPN; encoded by the coding sequence ATGAAAAACTCTAAAGCCGGTATTCTTTTTATTTTTATCACTGTGACGTTGGACATGATCGGGATTGGTTTGGTCATCCCGTCGCTGCCAGACATCATGCGCCGTTTTGTTTCTTCAGAAACCTCGGTTTCTGAGTACTTCGGTTATTTTATTTCGGTTTACGCCCTTATGCAGTTCGTGGCCTCTCCGCTTTTAGGAGCTTTGTCAGATCGTTTTGGCCGTCGCTCCATCCTTCTGGTTTCCCTTTTAGTTGCCGGGTTTGATTATATTTTGATGGCCTATGCCCCGACCCTGGAGATTCTTTTTGCGGGACGTATCCTTGCAGGCTTGACCGGCGCGAATATCACGGTGGCGATGGCGTATATCGCTGACGTCAGCACGGATGAAAATCGCTCTGCCAATTTCGGGATGATCGGAGCCGCGTTCGGTCTTGGCTTCATTATTGGGCCTGCAATCGGGGGACTGTTGGGACACTACGGCCCGCACTATCCATTCCTTCTTGCAGCGGGAATGAATTTGCTTAACTTCTTGTTCGGTCTTTTCATTCTGCCAGAGTCACTGGCTCCGGAAATGCGCCGTCAAATTAACTTGGCAAAAACAAACCCGTTTTCTTCTTTGCTGAAGTCACTTCAGGCAAAACATATCTTGGGATTGCTTTTGGTTTATTTCCTCTTCCAATTAGCGGGGCAAACTCATCCGTCCATTTGGACGTTGTATACAGAGACTCGCTACCAATGGACAACGACACAAGTCGGGATGTCTTTGGCGGTGGTTGGTATTCTTTCGGCCATTGCTCAAGGCTGGCTCACTCGCATTGTCGTACCTAAGATTGGGGAGCATAAAGCCGTGGCCTGGGGAGCTTTCGGTTACACACTGACGTTCATTCTTTTCGCGCTCGCGACAGAGGGTTGGATGATGTATGCGATCCTTATTTTCTCTGCGATTTTCTGGGTGGCTCCACCTGCGTTGCAGTCTTTGATAAGTCACAATGTTCCTCCTCAGGAACAAGGTGAATTGCAAGGCTCGCTTGTCAGTTTGACCGCTTTGGCGTGTATCATTACGCCGCTTGTAACCACGAAACTTTTTGCCGTCTTTGGCGCGAAGTCCGCTTCCGTGTATGTTCCTGGAGCACCTTACTTCTTCGCAGCCGTCATTGCTCTAGTTTCCTGGCTCATTATCGCTCGTCAGCGCAAACCAAATTGA
- a CDS encoding NAD(P)H-hydrate dehydratase, which translates to MEKANDQKFILKKKAAGKLLPAVSVMDNKASRGRSLLLAGSAEYPGAGILAAKAALRMGSGYVTLAQKNISVSSLENPDFLLCDLAKTSWEDLKFDSVLVGPGFGVNSVTAEIVRRLKEKKIAKVILDADAITVCAQENIFPLPPTWIVTPHTGELARCLHVSAEEINSDRRTFARKAQELFQCVVLLKGHRTLIANSRHTYTISSGNAALAKSGTGDVLAGIITALRAQGLAPTKAALLGAYVHGATANLWASRQKDLLSMTASDVIEYIPDVLYKLRHQG; encoded by the coding sequence GTGGAAAAAGCCAACGATCAGAAATTTATTCTTAAGAAAAAAGCCGCGGGGAAACTTTTACCTGCCGTTTCTGTCATGGATAATAAGGCCTCCCGAGGACGAAGCTTGCTTCTGGCAGGAAGCGCGGAATATCCCGGAGCCGGCATCTTAGCGGCGAAAGCAGCCCTGCGCATGGGAAGCGGCTATGTCACCTTGGCGCAAAAGAATATTTCTGTCTCCTCGTTAGAGAATCCCGATTTTTTACTGTGCGATTTAGCGAAAACTTCTTGGGAAGATTTAAAATTCGACAGCGTTCTTGTCGGACCGGGCTTTGGCGTGAACTCTGTGACAGCAGAGATTGTTCGTCGTCTCAAAGAAAAAAAAATTGCAAAAGTGATTCTCGATGCTGATGCGATCACCGTCTGTGCGCAGGAAAACATCTTTCCTTTGCCACCGACGTGGATCGTGACTCCACATACAGGAGAGCTCGCGCGATGCCTGCATGTCAGTGCCGAAGAAATCAACTCAGATCGCAGGACCTTCGCCCGCAAAGCGCAGGAACTTTTTCAATGTGTGGTCCTTCTGAAAGGGCACCGCACATTGATCGCAAACTCGCGGCATACCTATACTATTTCTTCGGGGAATGCGGCCTTGGCAAAATCGGGAACAGGGGACGTGTTGGCGGGAATTATCACGGCTTTAAGAGCACAGGGCCTGGCGCCAACAAAAGCCGCTTTATTGGGGGCCTATGTTCACGGAGCCACAGCCAATTTATGGGCTTCGCGGCAAAAAGATCTGCTTTCGATGACGGCCTCGGATGTAATCGAATATATTCCAGATGTGCTCTATAAGCTGCGCCATCAGGGTTGA
- a CDS encoding aminotransferase class I/II-fold pyridoxal phosphate-dependent enzyme, whose amino-acid sequence MTKKRSQAPKSPKSPRTQAIHGEFMSQSWEFSHHLIPPMTASTTFRLESLQRGAEGFSTFGAQNEKGKPIWIYDRLEEPTTKMLEDQLALLEKGECAVTFGSGMGAIASTLMSLISHGQKVVAHKTLYGCTYSLITNWLPKFNVQNSLIDINDLKSLQQELQDPKTRVIYFETVSNPILEIADLERIVKLVKAANKKRGKENQIYTIVDNTFATPWALRPLEWGIDFVIQSLTKNISGFGTEMGGAVIAPRSFESILRVARKDFGAIIHPYSAWHILVYGISTQAIRFEQQQASALKVAQFLEAHPKVEKVIYPGLKSHAQYKEAKKYLKSPEGKFAPGTMISFQLKGDMKKCQKFVDDIAANSYAITLAVSLGLTKTLIEVPGFMTHSAIPTEKRGESGIDPRAIRLSIGLENEQDIISDLSDALKRL is encoded by the coding sequence ATGACGAAAAAAAGAAGCCAGGCGCCGAAGTCACCAAAGTCGCCAAGAACGCAAGCTATTCACGGCGAATTCATGTCGCAATCTTGGGAGTTCTCTCACCATCTTATTCCTCCGATGACGGCGTCAACGACATTCCGTCTGGAATCTTTGCAAAGAGGTGCAGAAGGCTTTAGCACTTTCGGAGCACAAAATGAAAAAGGCAAGCCGATCTGGATTTATGATCGCCTTGAAGAGCCCACGACAAAAATGTTGGAAGATCAGTTGGCTTTGCTGGAAAAAGGCGAGTGCGCTGTGACCTTCGGAAGCGGTATGGGCGCGATTGCTTCGACGTTGATGTCTTTAATCAGCCATGGACAAAAAGTGGTCGCTCACAAAACTTTGTACGGTTGTACTTACAGCTTAATCACGAACTGGCTGCCTAAATTCAATGTTCAAAATTCTTTAATCGATATCAACGACCTTAAGTCATTACAGCAAGAGCTTCAAGATCCGAAAACACGTGTGATTTACTTTGAAACTGTTTCGAATCCTATTCTTGAAATCGCGGATCTTGAACGCATCGTAAAACTTGTTAAAGCTGCAAATAAAAAACGTGGCAAAGAAAATCAGATTTACACAATCGTCGATAATACCTTCGCGACGCCTTGGGCTTTGCGTCCGTTAGAGTGGGGAATTGATTTCGTCATTCAAAGTTTGACGAAGAATATTTCAGGCTTCGGCACGGAAATGGGCGGAGCCGTTATCGCGCCACGCTCTTTCGAAAGTATTTTGCGCGTGGCCCGCAAAGATTTCGGTGCGATCATTCATCCTTATTCCGCTTGGCATATTTTGGTTTATGGAATTTCCACCCAAGCAATTCGCTTCGAACAACAGCAGGCTTCCGCGTTAAAGGTTGCGCAGTTTTTAGAGGCGCATCCGAAAGTGGAGAAAGTCATTTACCCTGGCCTGAAAAGCCATGCTCAATACAAAGAAGCGAAAAAATATTTGAAATCTCCGGAAGGGAAGTTCGCTCCAGGCACAATGATTTCTTTCCAGCTCAAGGGGGACATGAAAAAGTGTCAGAAGTTCGTCGATGATATCGCAGCGAACTCTTATGCTATCACTTTGGCGGTGAGCTTGGGTTTAACAAAAACTTTAATCGAAGTTCCGGGATTTATGACTCATTCTGCAATTCCGACGGAAAAGCGCGGTGAATCGGGGATTGATCCACGCGCGATTCGTTTGAGTATTGGTCTTGAGAATGAACAAGATATTATCTCGGATCTCTCTGACGCTCTTAAACGTCTATAA
- a CDS encoding LLM class flavin-dependent oxidoreductase, whose translation MKTLSNTSLSVLDLAPVAEGKNISDSFRNTLDLARHVENLGYKRFWLAEHHNLEGIASAATSVLIGYVAGGTSKIRVGSGGIMLPNHAPLVIAEQFGTLETLYPGRIDLGLGRAPGTDGFTMRALRREMTGREADFSELVSELEYYFAKPIPGQKVRAVPGAGIDVPIWLLGSSLYSAQLAAVTGRPYAFAGHFAPELMMQALDLYRVGFQASEHLKAPHTMVGVQVIAAETDEKAEHLATTLYQRFLGIIRNQRVSLQPPVENMDSLWSPLEKEHVLSRLSTSVIGGPKKVKEGLEKLIAETQADELIIVSDAYDHQDRLRSFEIIHDIWKN comes from the coding sequence ATGAAAACGCTTTCAAATACGTCTCTTTCAGTTCTTGATTTGGCTCCAGTAGCGGAAGGAAAAAATATTTCCGATTCCTTTCGCAACACTTTGGATCTAGCCCGGCACGTAGAGAACCTTGGATATAAAAGATTTTGGCTGGCGGAACATCATAACCTCGAAGGTATTGCGAGTGCGGCGACGTCGGTGCTTATTGGGTACGTTGCGGGAGGAACTTCGAAAATCCGCGTGGGCTCTGGCGGCATCATGCTTCCGAATCATGCGCCTCTTGTGATCGCAGAGCAATTCGGAACTCTTGAAACACTTTATCCCGGAAGAATCGATTTGGGTTTGGGGCGAGCTCCGGGAACGGATGGTTTTACGATGCGAGCGCTTCGCCGGGAGATGACCGGAAGAGAAGCCGATTTTTCCGAACTCGTTTCCGAATTGGAATATTATTTTGCGAAGCCTATTCCGGGTCAGAAAGTTCGCGCGGTCCCCGGTGCGGGCATTGATGTGCCGATTTGGTTATTGGGCTCGAGTCTTTATAGTGCGCAGCTCGCAGCGGTGACCGGGCGGCCTTATGCTTTTGCCGGGCACTTTGCGCCTGAGCTGATGATGCAGGCTTTGGATTTATACCGAGTGGGTTTTCAAGCGTCGGAACATTTGAAAGCTCCGCACACAATGGTCGGAGTTCAAGTCATTGCCGCAGAAACGGATGAGAAAGCCGAACACTTAGCCACGACTCTGTATCAAAGATTTTTAGGGATCATTCGTAACCAACGCGTTTCTTTGCAGCCACCCGTCGAGAATATGGATTCTTTGTGGAGTCCGCTGGAAAAGGAACATGTACTCAGTCGCCTTAGTACATCCGTTATTGGTGGGCCGAAAAAAGTAAAAGAAGGACTTGAGAAGTTGATTGCGGAAACTCAAGCCGATGAACTTATTATCGTCTCGGATGCTTACGACCATCAAGATCGTCTGCGTTCGTTTGAAATTATTCACGATATTTGGAAAAACTAG
- the bamD gene encoding outer membrane protein assembly factor BamD encodes MKKILITIAILLMSLTADAKVTKLQKILFELGFIQDPYVQICPEDMEIDWDASEQELWAKAQRASDGYNKCEPAKYYKSLIVNYGASPRYKEAYRAYIDTFMNAQDFIMVINEANIYIEMNNHKNDSEYMHLQLLRAVEGEIKQTWRSKERQMEFVSLSLGAALTQTEETPYLLNLQFHSFLDRYPNSYYKNEVLAMLNGSRQMYGKNVLSEARMFLVKRDYPMAFKKYDVILKWGPVVEVFEEALYEMIQYHMELSWILTDKRLLSDFQLNEFLKRDYSTVSTKEERMELSKQTRAQGLQYLEQMKKNLPNSPWTAKAIKISEAYPIF; translated from the coding sequence ATGAAAAAGATCTTAATCACAATCGCGATTTTATTGATGTCACTCACTGCCGATGCCAAAGTGACGAAGCTGCAAAAAATTCTATTCGAACTTGGTTTCATTCAAGATCCTTACGTACAAATCTGCCCCGAAGATATGGAAATTGACTGGGATGCCAGCGAGCAAGAGCTTTGGGCAAAAGCGCAAAGAGCCAGTGACGGTTACAACAAATGCGAACCCGCAAAGTATTATAAAAGTTTGATTGTCAATTATGGTGCGAGCCCGCGCTATAAAGAAGCTTACCGTGCTTACATTGATACTTTCATGAACGCACAAGACTTTATCATGGTGATCAACGAAGCGAATATTTATATTGAAATGAACAATCACAAAAATGATTCGGAGTACATGCACTTGCAGCTTTTGCGTGCGGTGGAAGGCGAAATCAAACAAACGTGGAGAAGCAAAGAAAGACAGATGGAGTTTGTCTCTCTCAGTTTGGGAGCAGCTTTAACGCAAACCGAAGAAACTCCGTATCTTCTAAATTTACAGTTTCACTCTTTCTTGGATCGGTATCCGAATTCTTATTATAAGAATGAAGTGTTGGCGATGCTTAATGGCTCTCGTCAGATGTACGGAAAAAATGTTCTGAGTGAAGCGCGCATGTTTCTGGTAAAGCGCGATTATCCGATGGCGTTTAAAAAATACGATGTGATTTTAAAATGGGGTCCTGTCGTCGAAGTTTTCGAGGAAGCTCTTTACGAAATGATTCAGTATCATATGGAACTTTCGTGGATTTTGACGGATAAAAGACTTTTAAGTGATTTTCAGCTGAACGAATTCCTGAAGCGCGACTACTCTACAGTCAGTACGAAAGAGGAACGCATGGAGTTGTCGAAGCAAACGCGAGCGCAGGGATTGCAATATCTGGAGCAAATGAAAAAAAATCTGCCGAACAGTCCGTGGACGGCAAAAGCGATCAAGATTTCAGAAGCCTATCCTATTTTTTAA
- a CDS encoding CoA pyrophosphatase yields MKDEILSRLENPQPLDLHTKLTRHACVAIILRGPSLHYLEVGFIQRALNPLDRWAGHIAFPGGKREDSDKSDLEAALRETKEEVGVDLHPDELLGRLDDVQARKGGTLLDFYIRPFVFYTQREFAVTLDAAEVADFFWVPLKEIQNPQRQTHYTVEREFGHVKLPAVQLDREPPLWGLTYMMILNLFERLNGLKK; encoded by the coding sequence TTGAAAGACGAAATACTGTCACGCCTTGAAAATCCTCAACCTCTGGATCTGCATACCAAACTCACCCGGCATGCCTGTGTCGCCATCATTCTTAGAGGACCTAGTTTGCACTACTTAGAAGTCGGCTTTATACAGCGTGCCTTAAATCCTCTCGACCGGTGGGCGGGTCATATCGCTTTTCCCGGCGGAAAAAGAGAAGACTCTGACAAATCCGATCTCGAGGCGGCTTTACGGGAAACGAAAGAGGAAGTCGGCGTGGACTTGCATCCCGACGAGCTTTTAGGGCGCCTTGACGACGTGCAGGCGCGCAAAGGCGGAACGCTGCTGGATTTCTATATTCGCCCTTTTGTTTTCTACACTCAGCGTGAATTTGCAGTGACTTTGGATGCGGCGGAAGTCGCCGATTTTTTCTGGGTGCCGCTTAAGGAAATTCAAAACCCGCAAAGACAAACTCACTATACTGTCGAACGCGAGTTCGGCCATGTGAAACTTCCTGCGGTGCAATTGGATCGTGAGCCGCCGCTCTGGGGACTCACGTACATGATGATTCTGAATCTATTCGAGCGACTGAACGGTCTTAAAAAATAG
- a CDS encoding cytochrome b/b6 domain-containing protein, translated as MNTSEKRIYVWDVFVRVFHWTLVVCIFLNYFITEEGDKPHEIIGYVAAGFVVARFLWGFFGSPYARFSRWLASPKTVFKYLVDFKNRKPSLAHNPVAGWMMIFLMICVLALGVTGYMMSMDRFFGEDWVEDLHHNIANVMMAGVAIHIIGALYESYHEKQNLVAGMIHGYKNKVE; from the coding sequence ATGAACACAAGCGAAAAAAGAATCTACGTTTGGGATGTCTTTGTTCGCGTTTTTCATTGGACCTTGGTGGTTTGTATTTTTCTGAACTACTTCATCACCGAAGAAGGTGATAAACCTCACGAGATTATCGGATACGTCGCTGCGGGTTTTGTCGTAGCTCGTTTTTTGTGGGGCTTTTTTGGCAGTCCGTACGCCCGTTTTAGTCGTTGGTTGGCGAGTCCCAAAACTGTTTTCAAATATCTTGTCGATTTCAAAAATAGAAAACCGTCATTGGCCCACAATCCTGTTGCGGGTTGGATGATGATTTTTCTGATGATCTGCGTGCTCGCTTTGGGTGTTACAGGTTATATGATGAGCATGGACCGGTTCTTCGGCGAAGACTGGGTCGAAGATCTTCATCATAATATCGCCAACGTTATGATGGCCGGAGTGGCGATTCACATCATCGGCGCCCTCTATGAAAGCTACCACGAGAAACAAAATCTCGTGGCAGGAATGATTCACGGTTATAAGAACAAAGTGGAATAA
- a CDS encoding HutD family protein: MTIMQRKISADEYKVMPWKNGLGVTSQISLVPDDAAFPDGDFLWRVSSATVRTSSAFSLFPGYDRFLVVWRGRGLKLNGDLLPPLKPLWFSGDDEIECELLGDEVIDVGVIFRREKVRADMTVETWSAGEERTLHVDQGCHYLFCAQGSFMANDIGISEGETLRIDSLTESRVKSRTEGLIFHIRLSY, encoded by the coding sequence ATGACGATCATGCAAAGAAAAATTTCCGCTGACGAATACAAAGTAATGCCTTGGAAAAATGGCTTGGGCGTAACCTCGCAAATTTCTTTAGTTCCGGACGATGCCGCCTTTCCTGACGGAGATTTTTTGTGGCGGGTGAGTTCGGCGACTGTGCGCACGTCTTCCGCGTTTTCTCTTTTTCCTGGATATGATCGTTTTCTCGTCGTGTGGCGAGGGCGCGGACTGAAACTCAATGGTGATCTGCTGCCGCCGCTCAAGCCGCTGTGGTTTTCGGGAGATGATGAAATCGAATGTGAACTTCTAGGTGACGAAGTTATTGATGTCGGTGTGATTTTTCGTCGTGAAAAAGTTCGGGCGGATATGACCGTGGAAACATGGAGCGCGGGAGAAGAGCGAACTCTGCATGTAGATCAAGGTTGCCATTACCTTTTCTGCGCCCAAGGAAGTTTCATGGCGAACGACATAGGGATCAGTGAAGGAGAAACTCTGCGGATAGATTCATTGACAGAGTCCCGCGTTAAGTCCCGAACCGAGGGGCTCATTTTTCATATTCGTCTTTCTTACTAG
- a CDS encoding heme-binding protein, which produces MNKSYALLITTLFSVGANAATVDEKNITMDAALIIAQAAVENCASKGYAVAATVVDASGDTKVTLRNEAAGPHTLDASRRKAYTSASAKQPTSAMLATSQSNPTAQNLGQIDGFLLLGGGIPIRINNIVVGAIGVGGAPGGPLDDQCAQAGIDKLNQKGAP; this is translated from the coding sequence ATGAATAAATCTTACGCGTTACTAATAACGACTCTGTTTTCTGTCGGAGCAAACGCTGCGACCGTCGACGAAAAAAACATCACCATGGATGCGGCGCTGATTATCGCACAAGCGGCCGTGGAAAACTGCGCTTCAAAAGGTTATGCCGTTGCAGCGACCGTTGTCGATGCTTCCGGCGACACCAAAGTTACTTTGCGGAACGAAGCAGCCGGGCCGCATACGCTGGATGCCAGCCGTCGCAAGGCTTACACATCGGCCTCCGCCAAACAGCCTACCAGTGCAATGTTGGCGACTTCGCAAAGCAATCCCACCGCTCAGAACCTAGGGCAGATTGACGGCTTTCTCTTGCTCGGTGGAGGTATTCCCATACGAATTAATAATATCGTCGTTGGTGCTATTGGCGTGGGTGGTGCACCAGGCGGTCCTTTGGACGATCAGTGCGCTCAAGCAGGGATAGACAAATTGAATCAAAAAGGCGCCCCTTAG
- the map gene encoding type I methionyl aminopeptidase — protein MIVKTEADLEGLKKIGKIVANCLQHMARSMEPGMTTKELDEIGGKFLELHGARSGPMLTYNFPGYNCISLNHEVAHGVPSNKKIQKGDLINIDVSAELNGYYADNGGSFIVQPPGRSEDQRLLDATRKALNAAIAAVKAQELINVIGYNIEKVAKEHGYTVIENLGSHGVGRGLHEEPKFIASYFDKADKRRLKEGHVITIEPFLSTGARFVDEEPDNWTLVAGKEHRTAQFEHTMVAMKDRALIVTHPDPV, from the coding sequence ATGATCGTAAAGACAGAAGCCGACCTCGAAGGTCTTAAAAAAATCGGAAAGATTGTCGCTAATTGCCTGCAACACATGGCTCGCTCCATGGAACCTGGCATGACGACAAAAGAGCTCGATGAAATCGGCGGTAAGTTTCTTGAACTGCATGGTGCAAGATCCGGCCCTATGCTCACTTACAACTTCCCGGGCTATAATTGCATCAGCCTTAATCATGAAGTGGCCCATGGCGTGCCATCTAACAAAAAAATTCAAAAAGGCGATCTGATCAATATCGACGTGTCGGCGGAGTTGAACGGCTATTACGCTGACAACGGTGGTTCGTTCATTGTCCAGCCTCCGGGCCGCAGCGAAGATCAACGCCTGCTGGATGCCACTCGCAAAGCATTGAATGCGGCGATCGCGGCTGTAAAAGCGCAAGAGCTTATCAACGTCATCGGTTACAACATTGAAAAAGTGGCGAAGGAGCACGGTTACACCGTGATTGAGAACCTCGGCAGTCATGGTGTCGGTCGCGGTTTGCATGAAGAGCCCAAGTTTATCGCCAGTTACTTTGATAAAGCGGATAAACGTCGTCTGAAAGAAGGCCACGTTATTACCATTGAGCCTTTTCTTTCGACGGGTGCTCGCTTCGTTGATGAAGAGCCTGACAATTGGACGCTGGTTGCCGGCAAAGAACATCGCACCGCTCAATTTGAACACACGATGGTTGCGATGAAAGACCGCGCTCTCATCGTCACTCATCCGGACCCTGTCTAA
- a CDS encoding PepSY domain-containing protein encodes MKALLTALVLLTGSVSFAAPECTKEAKDKWMTEEKMKEMILSQGYKIKKFKVDGNCYEIYGWDKEGKKVEIYFNPVDGSIVKEYKK; translated from the coding sequence ATGAAGGCTCTTTTGACAGCTCTCGTTCTTTTGACAGGTTCTGTCTCTTTCGCAGCTCCTGAATGTACAAAGGAAGCAAAAGACAAATGGATGACAGAAGAAAAAATGAAAGAAATGATTTTGTCTCAAGGTTACAAGATCAAAAAATTCAAAGTAGACGGTAACTGCTACGAAATCTACGGCTGGGACAAAGAAGGTAAAAAAGTAGAAATCTACTTCAACCCAGTAGATGGCTCTATCGTAAAAGAATACAAAAAGTAA
- a CDS encoding hemolysin III family protein, with protein sequence MYPGERFNSITHLVGAALSIAGTSVLITTATLHGDVWKIVSTSVYGGMLVLLYTISTLYHSMKGRAKQILQKLDHIAIYLLIAGTYTPFALITLRGPWGWWIFGINWSLALIGIIYELTLAHKTRIPSLIIYVLMGWLVVVALKPLTAALAPAGVFWLALGGLLYTGGIVFFVFDEKVRHFHGIWHLFVLGGSLCQYFCILFYLV encoded by the coding sequence ATTTACCCCGGAGAACGCTTTAACAGCATCACCCATCTTGTTGGCGCTGCCCTCTCTATCGCAGGAACTTCAGTTCTTATCACGACCGCCACTCTGCATGGCGACGTTTGGAAAATTGTCAGCACCAGCGTCTATGGCGGCATGCTGGTTTTGCTTTATACAATTTCGACTCTCTATCACAGCATGAAAGGTCGAGCGAAACAGATCCTGCAGAAGCTGGATCACATTGCCATTTATCTTTTGATCGCGGGGACGTACACGCCGTTTGCTTTGATAACTTTGCGCGGTCCTTGGGGCTGGTGGATTTTTGGAATCAATTGGTCTTTAGCATTAATTGGAATTATTTATGAACTCACCCTCGCCCATAAAACGCGGATACCTTCGCTGATCATTTATGTGTTGATGGGATGGCTTGTCGTCGTCGCTTTGAAACCTTTGACGGCAGCTCTGGCTCCGGCAGGAGTTTTCTGGCTGGCCCTCGGCGGACTTCTTTATACCGGCGGCATTGTCTTTTTTGTTTTCGATGAAAAGGTGCGCCACTTCCATGGCATTTGGCATTTGTTCGTTCTCGGCGGAAGCTTGTGTCAGTATTTCTGCATCCTTTTTTATCTGGTGTAA